A window of Zingiber officinale cultivar Zhangliang chromosome 5A, Zo_v1.1, whole genome shotgun sequence contains these coding sequences:
- the LOC121979259 gene encoding kinesin-like protein KIN-7F isoform X1, with protein sequence MGAVGVEELIGREKVESASGDGGDGKAEKIFVSVRLRPLSEKEMASNDPCDWECINDTTVIFRSSLPERSMSPTAYTFDRVFQSDHTTKQVYQAGAKDVALSVVSGVNSAIFAYGQTSSGKTYTMTGITEYAAQDIYEYIHKHDERAYVLKFSAVEIYNEAVKDLLSTDSSPLRLLDDPEKGTVIEKLSEEILTDWNHLKALISVCEAHRKIGETSLNETSSRSHQILRLTIESCAREFLGKDNSSTLVASVNFVDLAGSERASQTLSSGTRLEGCHINRSLLTLGSVIRKLSKGRNGYIPYRDSKLTRILQPSLGGNARTAIICTISPARSHIEQSRHTLQFASCAKEVVTSAQVNIVMSDKALVKHLQEELSRLENELRYPGISPTVETMLREKDLKIQKMENEINKLIQQLDIAHSQLENSPQVIGKDPSSRPWEEPSSTSPLNGHYVGHYLPPMSESSDSTDLCTVSATSRFVASYNQSCLQTGNYTNPSPRHLGQNHKFIESNGNQGGQWIGENFNDEFEQLYQDVHCIEVNGAHMSEDSESILTEGSNSLQQLSVTTPEHIYGNCEPERQRDLDFMNANPVTLEQHLQNVKKTLSSFVEAHPNRFHPCSTLQDPRSKDVPLSRSISCRSTLMSSPTWLKVDNTSPTISLDGFHGRPEELQKKGIAWNFRDTIRKLSARGSQNSGDSTSFSVQKLLNTEATSSGKMDRSVDYTELNEMVQVDEQKQSTIDQDTGKNVFQELGAKDTAKYVGQKSTLDSLQPPTLWPREFEKKQQEIIQLWHECHVSLIHRTCFYMLFKGDPTDSIYMEVELRRLSFLKSTVSRQHVDKASTVHQHFTSAPSLRLLRRERDMLCRQMEKNLSGAERESLYAKWGIELDSKQRRLQLAQCLWSEPNDIEHVRESAAVVASLIGLLEQGHALKEMFGLAFTPQKSSKRSSWKYGLSYR encoded by the exons ATGGGAGCGGTCGGCGTAGAGGAGCTGATTGGGCGGGAGAAGGTGGAGTCGGCTTCTGGTGACGGAGGTGATGGCAAGGCGGAGAAGATTTTTGTTTCGGTGCGATTGAGGCCACTGAGTGAGAAGGAGATGGCATCGAACGATCCTTGTGATTGGGAGTGCATCAATGACACCACTGTTATCTTCAGAAGCAGCCTACCGGAGCGGTCTATGAGTCCCACGGCTTACACATTTG ACAGAGTGTTTCAAAGTGATCACACCACTAAGCAAGTGTACCAGGCAGGGGCTAAAGATGTTGCTCTTTCTGTAGTTAGTGGTGTTAACT CTGCTATTTTTGCTTATGGTCAAACAAGCAGTGGGAAAACATACACAATGACTGGGATAACTGAGTATGCTGCACAAGATATATATGAATATATTCATAAG CATGATGAGAGAGCATATGTGCTGAAGTTTTCAGCAGTAGAGATCTACAATGAGGCTGTAAAAGATCTATTAAGTACAGATTCTTCTCCCCTGAGGCTTTTGGATGATCCAGAG AAAGGAACAGTAATTGAGAAACTTTCAGAGGAAATTTTAACGGACTGGAACCACCTTAAGGCACTCATTTCTGTGTGTGAAG CTCATAGAAAGATAGGGGAGACATCTCTAAATGAAACAAGCTCCAGATCTCATCAAATTCTTCGATTG ACTATTGAAAGTTGTGCTCGAGAATTTCTGGGAAAAGACAATTCAAGTACACTCGTAGCTAGTGTG AATTTTGTTGATCTAGCAGGGAGCGAACGTGCATCTCAGACATTATCTTCTGGTACTAGGCTTGAGGGTTGCCACATAAATCGAAGCTTGCTGACACTTGGATCTGTTATTCGCAAATTGAG CAAGGGAAGAAATGGGTACATTCCTTATCGGGATTCAAAGCTCACACGGATATTGCAGCCATCACTGGGGGGTAATGCAAGAACTGCCATCATTTGCACAATAAGCCCTGCAAGAAGTCATATCGAGCAGTCCAGACACACTCTTCAGTTTGCCAGTTGTGCAAAAGAAGTAGTTACCAGTGCCCAGGTGAATATAGTTATGTCAGATAAGGCATTAGTCAAACATTTGCAAGAAGAACTCTCAAGGCTGGAGAATGAATTGAGATATCCAGGAATATCTCCTACTGTTGAAACAATGCTGAGGGAGAAAGACCTAAAAATTCAAAAG ATGGAGAACGAGATAAACAAGTTGATCCAGCAATTGGATATAGCTCATTCTCAACTAGAAAATTCGCCGCAAGTTATTGGAAAGGATCCTTCTTCAAGACCATGG GAGGAGCCAAGCAGTACCTCACCACTCAATGGACATTATGTGGGTCATTATTTACCCCCAATGTCTGAGTCATCAGATAGCACTGATCTCTGTACTGTTTCTGCCACCTCAAGATTTGTAGCTTCATACAACCAGAGCTGCTTGCAAACAGGAAACTACACAAATCCATCACCAAGACACTTGGGGCAAAATCACAAGTTTATCGAGTCAAATGGGAATCAAGGTGGTCAGTGGATTGGTGAAAACTTCAATGATGAATTTGAGCAATTGTATCAGGATGTTCACTGCATTGAAGTGAATGGTGCGCATATGAGCGAAGATTCAGAGTCCATCTTAACTGAAGGAAGCAATAGCCTCCAACAGTTGAGTGTCACAACTCCAGAGCACATATATGGGAATTGTGAACCAGAGAGACAAAGGGATCTGGATTTTATGAATGCCAATCCTGTCACTTTGGAACAACATCTTCAGAATGTAAAGAAGACACTTAGCAGCTTTGTCGAAGCACATCCAAATAGATTCCATCCATGTTCAACATTGCAGGATCCTAGATCTAAAGATGTTCCATTAAGTAGAAGTATAAGTTGTAGGTCAACACTGATGAGCTCTCCAACTTGGCTCAAAGTAGATAATACATCACCTACTATATCTTTAGATGGATTCCATGGAAGGCCTGAAGAATTACAAAAGAAAGGAATTGCCTGGAACTTCAGAGATACTATTAGAAAGTTATCAGCAAGAGGATCTCAGAATTCTGGAGATAGCACATCTTTTAGCGTTCAAAAGCTATTGAACACAGAAGCTACTTCCAGTGGCAAGATGGACAGGTCAGTTGACTACACAGAGCTCAATGAAATGGTTCAAGTTGATGAACAAAAACAATCAACTATTGATCAG GATACTGGAAAGAATGTGTTTCAAGAATTGGGAGCCAAGGATACCGCAAAGTATGTGGGTCAGAAATCAACTCTAGATTCACTGCAACCTCCTACATTATGGCCTCGTGAGTTCGAGAAAAAGCAACAAGAGATAATTCAGCTTTGGCATGAATGTCATGTTTCCTTAATCCATAGAACTTGCTTTTACATGCTATTCAAAGGTGATCCAACCGATTCTATTTACATGGAAGTGGAATTGAGGAGATTATCCTTCTTAAAGAGCACAGTATCTCGACAACATGTCGATAAGGCATCAACAGTTCATCAACATTTTACTTCTGCGCCAAG TTTAAGATTGCTTCGACGCGAAAGGGACATGCTTTGCAGGCAGATGGAAAAGAATTTGTCTGGCGCTGAAAGAGAGAGCCTGTATGCCAAGTGGGGAATTGAATTGGACTCGAAACAGAGAAGACTGCAGCTTGCTCAGTGCCTATGGTCAGAGCCCAATGACATAGAGCATGTTAGGGAGAGTGCAGCCGTTGTGGCAAGCTTGATTGGACTCCTGGAACAAGGGCATGCCCTCAAAGAAATGTTTGGCCTTGCATTTACACCTCAAAAATCTAGTAAAAGATCCAGTTGGAAATATGGATTGTCATACCGTTAA
- the LOC121979259 gene encoding kinesin-like protein KIN-7F isoform X3 → MTGITEYAAQDIYEYIHKHDERAYVLKFSAVEIYNEAVKDLLSTDSSPLRLLDDPEKGTVIEKLSEEILTDWNHLKALISVCEAHRKIGETSLNETSSRSHQILRLTIESCAREFLGKDNSSTLVASVNFVDLAGSERASQTLSSGTRLEGCHINRSLLTLGSVIRKLSKGRNGYIPYRDSKLTRILQPSLGGNARTAIICTISPARSHIEQSRHTLQFASCAKEVVTSAQVNIVMSDKALVKHLQEELSRLENELRYPGISPTVETMLREKDLKIQKMENEINKLIQQLDIAHSQLENSPQVIGKDPSSRPWEEPSSTSPLNGHYVGHYLPPMSESSDSTDLCTVSATSRFVASYNQSCLQTGNYTNPSPRHLGQNHKFIESNGNQGGQWIGENFNDEFEQLYQDVHCIEVNGAHMSEDSESILTEGSNSLQQLSVTTPEHIYGNCEPERQRDLDFMNANPVTLEQHLQNVKKTLSSFVEAHPNRFHPCSTLQDPRSKDVPLSRSISCRSTLMSSPTWLKVDNTSPTISLDGFHGRPEELQKKGIAWNFRDTIRKLSARGSQNSGDSTSFSVQKLLNTEATSSGKMDRSVDYTELNEMVQVDEQKQSTIDQDTGKNVFQELGAKDTAKYVGQKSTLDSLQPPTLWPREFEKKQQEIIQLWHECHVSLIHRTCFYMLFKGDPTDSIYMEVELRRLSFLKSTVSRQHVDKASTVHQHFTSAPSLRLLRRERDMLCRQMEKNLSGAERESLYAKWGIELDSKQRRLQLAQCLWSEPNDIEHVRESAAVVASLIGLLEQGHALKEMFGLAFTPQKSSKRSSWKYGLSYR, encoded by the exons ATGACTGGGATAACTGAGTATGCTGCACAAGATATATATGAATATATTCATAAG CATGATGAGAGAGCATATGTGCTGAAGTTTTCAGCAGTAGAGATCTACAATGAGGCTGTAAAAGATCTATTAAGTACAGATTCTTCTCCCCTGAGGCTTTTGGATGATCCAGAG AAAGGAACAGTAATTGAGAAACTTTCAGAGGAAATTTTAACGGACTGGAACCACCTTAAGGCACTCATTTCTGTGTGTGAAG CTCATAGAAAGATAGGGGAGACATCTCTAAATGAAACAAGCTCCAGATCTCATCAAATTCTTCGATTG ACTATTGAAAGTTGTGCTCGAGAATTTCTGGGAAAAGACAATTCAAGTACACTCGTAGCTAGTGTG AATTTTGTTGATCTAGCAGGGAGCGAACGTGCATCTCAGACATTATCTTCTGGTACTAGGCTTGAGGGTTGCCACATAAATCGAAGCTTGCTGACACTTGGATCTGTTATTCGCAAATTGAG CAAGGGAAGAAATGGGTACATTCCTTATCGGGATTCAAAGCTCACACGGATATTGCAGCCATCACTGGGGGGTAATGCAAGAACTGCCATCATTTGCACAATAAGCCCTGCAAGAAGTCATATCGAGCAGTCCAGACACACTCTTCAGTTTGCCAGTTGTGCAAAAGAAGTAGTTACCAGTGCCCAGGTGAATATAGTTATGTCAGATAAGGCATTAGTCAAACATTTGCAAGAAGAACTCTCAAGGCTGGAGAATGAATTGAGATATCCAGGAATATCTCCTACTGTTGAAACAATGCTGAGGGAGAAAGACCTAAAAATTCAAAAG ATGGAGAACGAGATAAACAAGTTGATCCAGCAATTGGATATAGCTCATTCTCAACTAGAAAATTCGCCGCAAGTTATTGGAAAGGATCCTTCTTCAAGACCATGG GAGGAGCCAAGCAGTACCTCACCACTCAATGGACATTATGTGGGTCATTATTTACCCCCAATGTCTGAGTCATCAGATAGCACTGATCTCTGTACTGTTTCTGCCACCTCAAGATTTGTAGCTTCATACAACCAGAGCTGCTTGCAAACAGGAAACTACACAAATCCATCACCAAGACACTTGGGGCAAAATCACAAGTTTATCGAGTCAAATGGGAATCAAGGTGGTCAGTGGATTGGTGAAAACTTCAATGATGAATTTGAGCAATTGTATCAGGATGTTCACTGCATTGAAGTGAATGGTGCGCATATGAGCGAAGATTCAGAGTCCATCTTAACTGAAGGAAGCAATAGCCTCCAACAGTTGAGTGTCACAACTCCAGAGCACATATATGGGAATTGTGAACCAGAGAGACAAAGGGATCTGGATTTTATGAATGCCAATCCTGTCACTTTGGAACAACATCTTCAGAATGTAAAGAAGACACTTAGCAGCTTTGTCGAAGCACATCCAAATAGATTCCATCCATGTTCAACATTGCAGGATCCTAGATCTAAAGATGTTCCATTAAGTAGAAGTATAAGTTGTAGGTCAACACTGATGAGCTCTCCAACTTGGCTCAAAGTAGATAATACATCACCTACTATATCTTTAGATGGATTCCATGGAAGGCCTGAAGAATTACAAAAGAAAGGAATTGCCTGGAACTTCAGAGATACTATTAGAAAGTTATCAGCAAGAGGATCTCAGAATTCTGGAGATAGCACATCTTTTAGCGTTCAAAAGCTATTGAACACAGAAGCTACTTCCAGTGGCAAGATGGACAGGTCAGTTGACTACACAGAGCTCAATGAAATGGTTCAAGTTGATGAACAAAAACAATCAACTATTGATCAG GATACTGGAAAGAATGTGTTTCAAGAATTGGGAGCCAAGGATACCGCAAAGTATGTGGGTCAGAAATCAACTCTAGATTCACTGCAACCTCCTACATTATGGCCTCGTGAGTTCGAGAAAAAGCAACAAGAGATAATTCAGCTTTGGCATGAATGTCATGTTTCCTTAATCCATAGAACTTGCTTTTACATGCTATTCAAAGGTGATCCAACCGATTCTATTTACATGGAAGTGGAATTGAGGAGATTATCCTTCTTAAAGAGCACAGTATCTCGACAACATGTCGATAAGGCATCAACAGTTCATCAACATTTTACTTCTGCGCCAAG TTTAAGATTGCTTCGACGCGAAAGGGACATGCTTTGCAGGCAGATGGAAAAGAATTTGTCTGGCGCTGAAAGAGAGAGCCTGTATGCCAAGTGGGGAATTGAATTGGACTCGAAACAGAGAAGACTGCAGCTTGCTCAGTGCCTATGGTCAGAGCCCAATGACATAGAGCATGTTAGGGAGAGTGCAGCCGTTGTGGCAAGCTTGATTGGACTCCTGGAACAAGGGCATGCCCTCAAAGAAATGTTTGGCCTTGCATTTACACCTCAAAAATCTAGTAAAAGATCCAGTTGGAAATATGGATTGTCATACCGTTAA
- the LOC121979259 gene encoding kinesin-like protein KIN-7F isoform X2 has protein sequence MGAVGVEELIGREKVESASGDGGDGKAEKIFVSVRLRPLSEKEMASNDPCDWECINDTTVIFRSSLPERSMSPTAYTFDRVFQSDHTTKQVYQAGAKDVALSVVSGVNSAIFAYGQTSSGKTYTMTGITEYAAQDIYEYIHKHDERAYVLKFSAVEIYNEAVKDLLSTDSSPLRLLDDPEKGTVIEKLSEEILTDWNHLKALISVCEAHRKIGETSLNETSSRSHQILRLTIESCAREFLGKDNSSTLVASVNFVDLAGSERASQTLSSGTRLEGCHINRSLLTLGSVIRKLSKGRNGYIPYRDSKLTRILQPSLGGNARTAIICTISPARSHIEQSRHTLQFASCAKEVVTSAQVNIVMSDKALVKHLQEELSRLENELRYPGISPTVETMLREKDLKIQKMENEINKLIQQLDIAHSQLENSPQVIGKDPSSRPWEEPSSTSPLNGHYVGHYLPPMSESSDSTDLCTVSATSRFVASYNQSCLQTGNYTNPSPRHLGQNHKFIESNGNQGGQWIGENFNDEFEQLYQDVHCIEVNGAHMSEDSESILTEGSNSLQQLSVTTPEHIYGNCEPERQRDLDFMNANPVTLEQHLQNVKKTLSSFVEAHPNRFHPCSTLQDPRSKDVPLSRSISCRSTLMSSPTWLKVDNTSPTISLDGFHGRPEELQKKGIAWNFRDTIRKLSARGSQNSGDSTSFSVQKLLNTEATSSGKMDRSVDYTELNEMVQVDEQKQSTIDQDTGKNVFQELGAKDTAKYVGQKSTLDSLQPPTLWPRDPTDSIYMEVELRRLSFLKSTVSRQHVDKASTVHQHFTSAPSLRLLRRERDMLCRQMEKNLSGAERESLYAKWGIELDSKQRRLQLAQCLWSEPNDIEHVRESAAVVASLIGLLEQGHALKEMFGLAFTPQKSSKRSSWKYGLSYR, from the exons ATGGGAGCGGTCGGCGTAGAGGAGCTGATTGGGCGGGAGAAGGTGGAGTCGGCTTCTGGTGACGGAGGTGATGGCAAGGCGGAGAAGATTTTTGTTTCGGTGCGATTGAGGCCACTGAGTGAGAAGGAGATGGCATCGAACGATCCTTGTGATTGGGAGTGCATCAATGACACCACTGTTATCTTCAGAAGCAGCCTACCGGAGCGGTCTATGAGTCCCACGGCTTACACATTTG ACAGAGTGTTTCAAAGTGATCACACCACTAAGCAAGTGTACCAGGCAGGGGCTAAAGATGTTGCTCTTTCTGTAGTTAGTGGTGTTAACT CTGCTATTTTTGCTTATGGTCAAACAAGCAGTGGGAAAACATACACAATGACTGGGATAACTGAGTATGCTGCACAAGATATATATGAATATATTCATAAG CATGATGAGAGAGCATATGTGCTGAAGTTTTCAGCAGTAGAGATCTACAATGAGGCTGTAAAAGATCTATTAAGTACAGATTCTTCTCCCCTGAGGCTTTTGGATGATCCAGAG AAAGGAACAGTAATTGAGAAACTTTCAGAGGAAATTTTAACGGACTGGAACCACCTTAAGGCACTCATTTCTGTGTGTGAAG CTCATAGAAAGATAGGGGAGACATCTCTAAATGAAACAAGCTCCAGATCTCATCAAATTCTTCGATTG ACTATTGAAAGTTGTGCTCGAGAATTTCTGGGAAAAGACAATTCAAGTACACTCGTAGCTAGTGTG AATTTTGTTGATCTAGCAGGGAGCGAACGTGCATCTCAGACATTATCTTCTGGTACTAGGCTTGAGGGTTGCCACATAAATCGAAGCTTGCTGACACTTGGATCTGTTATTCGCAAATTGAG CAAGGGAAGAAATGGGTACATTCCTTATCGGGATTCAAAGCTCACACGGATATTGCAGCCATCACTGGGGGGTAATGCAAGAACTGCCATCATTTGCACAATAAGCCCTGCAAGAAGTCATATCGAGCAGTCCAGACACACTCTTCAGTTTGCCAGTTGTGCAAAAGAAGTAGTTACCAGTGCCCAGGTGAATATAGTTATGTCAGATAAGGCATTAGTCAAACATTTGCAAGAAGAACTCTCAAGGCTGGAGAATGAATTGAGATATCCAGGAATATCTCCTACTGTTGAAACAATGCTGAGGGAGAAAGACCTAAAAATTCAAAAG ATGGAGAACGAGATAAACAAGTTGATCCAGCAATTGGATATAGCTCATTCTCAACTAGAAAATTCGCCGCAAGTTATTGGAAAGGATCCTTCTTCAAGACCATGG GAGGAGCCAAGCAGTACCTCACCACTCAATGGACATTATGTGGGTCATTATTTACCCCCAATGTCTGAGTCATCAGATAGCACTGATCTCTGTACTGTTTCTGCCACCTCAAGATTTGTAGCTTCATACAACCAGAGCTGCTTGCAAACAGGAAACTACACAAATCCATCACCAAGACACTTGGGGCAAAATCACAAGTTTATCGAGTCAAATGGGAATCAAGGTGGTCAGTGGATTGGTGAAAACTTCAATGATGAATTTGAGCAATTGTATCAGGATGTTCACTGCATTGAAGTGAATGGTGCGCATATGAGCGAAGATTCAGAGTCCATCTTAACTGAAGGAAGCAATAGCCTCCAACAGTTGAGTGTCACAACTCCAGAGCACATATATGGGAATTGTGAACCAGAGAGACAAAGGGATCTGGATTTTATGAATGCCAATCCTGTCACTTTGGAACAACATCTTCAGAATGTAAAGAAGACACTTAGCAGCTTTGTCGAAGCACATCCAAATAGATTCCATCCATGTTCAACATTGCAGGATCCTAGATCTAAAGATGTTCCATTAAGTAGAAGTATAAGTTGTAGGTCAACACTGATGAGCTCTCCAACTTGGCTCAAAGTAGATAATACATCACCTACTATATCTTTAGATGGATTCCATGGAAGGCCTGAAGAATTACAAAAGAAAGGAATTGCCTGGAACTTCAGAGATACTATTAGAAAGTTATCAGCAAGAGGATCTCAGAATTCTGGAGATAGCACATCTTTTAGCGTTCAAAAGCTATTGAACACAGAAGCTACTTCCAGTGGCAAGATGGACAGGTCAGTTGACTACACAGAGCTCAATGAAATGGTTCAAGTTGATGAACAAAAACAATCAACTATTGATCAG GATACTGGAAAGAATGTGTTTCAAGAATTGGGAGCCAAGGATACCGCAAAGTATGTGGGTCAGAAATCAACTCTAGATTCACTGCAACCTCCTACATTATGGCCTC GTGATCCAACCGATTCTATTTACATGGAAGTGGAATTGAGGAGATTATCCTTCTTAAAGAGCACAGTATCTCGACAACATGTCGATAAGGCATCAACAGTTCATCAACATTTTACTTCTGCGCCAAG TTTAAGATTGCTTCGACGCGAAAGGGACATGCTTTGCAGGCAGATGGAAAAGAATTTGTCTGGCGCTGAAAGAGAGAGCCTGTATGCCAAGTGGGGAATTGAATTGGACTCGAAACAGAGAAGACTGCAGCTTGCTCAGTGCCTATGGTCAGAGCCCAATGACATAGAGCATGTTAGGGAGAGTGCAGCCGTTGTGGCAAGCTTGATTGGACTCCTGGAACAAGGGCATGCCCTCAAAGAAATGTTTGGCCTTGCATTTACACCTCAAAAATCTAGTAAAAGATCCAGTTGGAAATATGGATTGTCATACCGTTAA